The proteins below are encoded in one region of Candidatus Omnitrophota bacterium:
- a CDS encoding ATP-binding protein yields the protein MIISVASGKGGTGKTTIAVNMALSLSNVQFLDCDVEEPNAHIFLKPEIEGRSSAFIPIPEVDEARCNACGKCREVCAYHAIAVIPPSNDAKGSVLVFPHLCHGCGACSLLCPQKAIREVNKEIGVVEIGMSQDIQFVHGRLNVGEIMSPPLIRQVEDYINPAKTVIIDAPPGTSCPVIAAVKKSDYCILVTEPTPFGLNDLVLAVEVLRKLEIRFGVVINRSDIGDDKVDKYCQDNNISVLLRIPFDREIALLYSRGISLVQEKPEYKEKFQKMFAIITKEMP from the coding sequence ATGATTATTTCAGTCGCGAGTGGTAAGGGCGGAACAGGTAAGACTACAATTGCCGTTAATATGGCTTTGTCTTTAAGCAATGTGCAATTTCTTGATTGCGATGTCGAAGAGCCCAATGCCCATATTTTTCTAAAACCGGAAATAGAAGGAAGATCTTCGGCTTTTATTCCTATCCCGGAAGTAGATGAGGCAAGATGTAACGCGTGCGGCAAGTGCCGCGAAGTATGCGCTTATCATGCGATAGCCGTTATTCCTCCGAGCAATGATGCAAAGGGAAGCGTTCTCGTTTTTCCGCACTTATGTCATGGGTGCGGCGCCTGCAGTTTGCTTTGTCCTCAAAAAGCCATTAGAGAAGTAAATAAAGAGATAGGCGTTGTCGAAATAGGAATGTCGCAGGATATACAATTTGTTCATGGAAGACTCAATGTCGGTGAAATAATGTCTCCGCCTTTGATTAGGCAGGTCGAAGATTATATTAATCCCGCCAAAACCGTTATTATCGACGCGCCGCCCGGAACGTCCTGCCCTGTTATAGCCGCGGTTAAAAAAAGCGATTACTGCATACTTGTAACCGAGCCGACGCCATTCGGGCTTAATGACTTAGTGTTAGCAGTCGAGGTCTTAAGGAAGCTTGAGATTCGTTTCGGAGTCGTCATTAACCGCTCTGATATAGGCGATGATAAAGTTGACAAATATTGTCAGGATAACAATATATCAGTGCTTCTACGGATACCGTTCGATAGAGAGATAGCTCTTCTTTATTCACGCGGTATTTCGTTAGTTCAGGAGAAGCCGGAATATAAAGAAAAATTCCAGAAGATGTTTGCAATCATAACAAAAGAGATGCCATGA
- a CDS encoding anaerobic ribonucleoside-triphosphate reductase activating protein yields MKVGGLQKLSLIDYPGKTCAVIFTQGCNFRCGYCHNLELVYTEFFTEPIPFERVHEFLKEKAGLLDGVVFSGGEPTLQEDLIDRIQDVRSLGYAVKLDTNGSNPYILSEILPYLDYVAMDIKAPIGDKYARVCGTPVDDYNIRVSIFLIKASGIRHEFRTTFDKKLLINPDIIKIKNLIGKSRFNLQECADRKTSL; encoded by the coding sequence ATGAAAGTAGGGGGCTTGCAGAAACTTTCGCTTATAGACTATCCTGGAAAGACGTGCGCGGTAATATTCACACAAGGATGTAATTTCCGATGTGGCTATTGTCATAATTTGGAGCTTGTCTATACGGAGTTTTTTACCGAGCCGATTCCTTTCGAACGTGTACATGAATTTCTTAAAGAGAAGGCGGGGTTATTAGACGGTGTGGTTTTTTCCGGAGGAGAGCCGACTCTGCAGGAAGATCTTATTGACAGGATCCAAGATGTTCGTTCTTTAGGATATGCCGTAAAACTTGATACGAACGGAAGCAACCCCTATATTTTATCGGAGATTTTGCCATATCTTGATTATGTTGCCATGGACATCAAGGCTCCTATCGGGGATAAATATGCGCGTGTATGCGGCACGCCGGTTGATGATTACAATATACGCGTGAGTATATTTTTAATAAAGGCATCGGGAATTCGGCATGAGTTCAGAACGACGTTTGATAAAAAATTGCTGATAAATCCAGATATCATAAAGATTAAGAATTTAATTGGTAAATCAAGGTTTAATCTGCAGGAATGCGCGGATAGAAAAACTTCCTTATAA
- a CDS encoding NifB/NifX family molybdenum-iron cluster-binding protein: protein MKICVTSEGKTLDSKIDPRFGRCQYFVFVDTDTLDLEAVENPNMQFQGGAGIQSGQLMISRGVKAVLTGNVGPNAFQTLQAGGIKIYTGLSGKVRNAVENYKSGELKTTENPSVGSKFGMPGKNK from the coding sequence ATGAAGATCTGCGTGACATCGGAAGGTAAAACGCTCGATTCTAAAATAGATCCCCGTTTTGGAAGGTGCCAATATTTCGTATTTGTTGACACGGATACTTTAGATTTAGAAGCGGTTGAAAACCCGAATATGCAATTTCAGGGCGGCGCCGGAATTCAATCAGGGCAACTTATGATATCCAGGGGCGTAAAAGCCGTTCTGACCGGGAATGTCGGCCCTAACGCTTTTCAGACGCTGCAGGCAGGCGGTATAAAGATATATACCGGCCTTTCGGGGAAGGTCCGGAATGCTGTCGAAAATTATAAGAGCGGGGAATTAAAAACTACGGAAAACCCGAGCGTAGGGTCTAAATTCGGGATGCCGGGTAAAAATAAATAA
- a CDS encoding NifB/NifX family molybdenum-iron cluster-binding protein, with protein MRLGITLEDQSGLQGNVAEHFGQCKYFFLLDIENNKVKSSRIVENTAVHGGGGCIAVDELLKYNVTHVIAGGMGGGAQQKFAQAGVKVFGYSGKTKDAIDDFLTNKIGGLGACKEHGTCH; from the coding sequence ATGAGATTAGGTATAACGCTTGAAGACCAGAGCGGTCTTCAGGGTAATGTTGCCGAGCATTTTGGGCAGTGTAAATATTTTTTTCTGCTGGACATTGAGAATAATAAAGTGAAGAGCAGTAGAATAGTTGAGAATACGGCAGTGCATGGCGGCGGAGGATGTATAGCCGTAGATGAATTGCTGAAATACAACGTTACCCATGTTATTGCAGGCGGGATGGGTGGCGGCGCTCAACAAAAATTCGCTCAAGCAGGCGTGAAAGTTTTCGGTTATTCAGGTAAAACAAAAGATGCGATAGATGATTTTTTGACAAATAAGATTGGCGGGTTGGGCGCGTGTAAGGAACATGGCACATGCCACTAA
- a CDS encoding ATP-binding protein yields the protein MRQIVVISGKGGTGKTILTASFAALAKNKIMVDCDVDAADLHLLLHPNVKERQEFKSGRTAKLDKKICNKCGKCITLCRFGAISDDLTIDSVSCEGCGLCSLICPAGAITMEENIAGEWFISDTKYGPFVHAKLGIAEENSGKLVAKIRQVAKEIAEKDRLDYIIVDGPPGIGCPVIASLSGVDCAIVVTEPTLSGLHDVKRVIEVCAHFKVPVKMVINKYDLNIDMTEEIETYCRSGDIEVVGKILFDSSIPKTLVRGITAIEGASEEVIEEIKDIWRKVISHDNNEAETAG from the coding sequence ATGAGGCAGATAGTAGTTATAAGCGGTAAAGGCGGAACGGGTAAGACGATTCTTACAGCGTCATTTGCCGCCTTAGCTAAGAATAAGATAATGGTAGACTGCGATGTGGACGCTGCGGATCTGCATCTTTTATTACATCCGAACGTAAAAGAACGTCAGGAATTCAAAAGCGGTAGGACCGCGAAGCTTGATAAGAAGATATGTAATAAATGCGGAAAGTGTATCACTCTATGCAGATTCGGCGCAATTAGCGATGATCTGACTATAGATTCAGTGTCTTGTGAAGGTTGCGGGTTATGCAGCCTTATATGCCCTGCCGGTGCAATAACTATGGAGGAGAACATAGCCGGTGAGTGGTTTATATCGGATACAAAATATGGTCCTTTTGTCCATGCCAAATTAGGTATTGCGGAAGAAAACTCTGGGAAACTTGTCGCGAAAATACGACAAGTAGCCAAGGAAATCGCTGAAAAAGACCGGCTCGACTATATTATCGTTGACGGGCCTCCGGGGATAGGATGCCCCGTTATTGCCTCACTTTCAGGCGTAGATTGCGCTATAGTAGTTACCGAGCCGACTCTTTCGGGGCTTCATGATGTGAAAAGAGTTATTGAAGTATGCGCTCATTTTAAGGTGCCGGTTAAGATGGTTATCAATAAATATGATCTTAACATTGACATGACCGAGGAGATAGAAACATATTGTCGATCCGGGGATATTGAGGTTGTAGGTAAAATATTATTTGATAGCTCTATCCCCAAGACATTAGTAAGGGGTATAACGGCGATCGAAGGTGCTAGTGAAGAAGTAATAGAAGAGATAAAAGATATATGGAGAAAAGTTATAAGCCATGATAATAACGAAGCAGAAACCGCTGGATGA
- a CDS encoding ferritin encodes MPFFEPLEKMDPKHVDLERDRKSLREELEAIDFYQERIDATSDDSLKKLLAHNMNEEKEHAAMIIEWLRKNDATQNKMFDEHD; translated from the coding sequence ATGCCGTTTTTTGAGCCGTTAGAAAAGATGGATCCTAAACATGTTGACTTGGAACGCGATAGGAAATCGTTAAGGGAAGAACTCGAAGCTATCGATTTCTATCAGGAGAGGATAGACGCCACAAGTGATGATTCCTTAAAGAAACTTCTCGCGCATAATATGAATGAGGAAAAAGAACACGCGGCCATGATTATAGAGTGGCTAAGGAAGAATGACGCGACACAAAACAAGATGTTTGATGAGCATGATTAA
- a CDS encoding class I SAM-dependent methyltransferase — protein MINKVSIDKEVRENHKAYLERKKLYKSFGYDVDKERDFILREAMPLSGKILEAGTGKGHFALALAKRGYSFVTFDISEEEQRFARLNIAYNGLEKQVDFRIEDGERTSFADASFDVVFSVNVLHHLANPYRVINDLIRVLAPHGKLIISDFSKKGFDVMNKIHALEGKTHESGKVSLSDAEKYLSNKGFSIKKAKSIYQHIVVATR, from the coding sequence ATGATTAATAAAGTTTCAATAGATAAAGAAGTCCGTGAGAATCATAAAGCATATCTTGAAAGAAAGAAGTTATATAAAAGTTTCGGCTACGATGTAGATAAAGAAAGGGATTTTATCTTAAGAGAGGCGATGCCACTTTCAGGTAAGATTCTTGAGGCCGGAACAGGCAAGGGCCATTTTGCGCTTGCGCTCGCGAAACGGGGGTATTCATTTGTAACCTTTGATATCTCAGAGGAAGAGCAGCGTTTTGCAAGGCTTAATATAGCGTATAACGGGCTTGAAAAACAGGTCGATTTCAGGATCGAAGACGGTGAACGCACAAGTTTTGCTGATGCAAGTTTCGATGTGGTTTTCTCTGTCAACGTCCTTCATCACCTCGCCAATCCATATCGAGTGATAAACGACTTGATTCGAGTCCTTGCTCCGCACGGAAAATTAATCATCAGCGATTTCTCAAAGAAGGGTTTTGATGTTATGAATAAAATCCATGCGCTTGAAGGCAAAACGCATGAATCAGGCAAGGTGAGCCTATCAGACGCCGAAAAGTATCTGTCAAATAAAGGTTTTTCGATCAAGAAAGCAAAGAGCATATACCAACATATTGTTGTGGCTACAAGGTAA
- a CDS encoding transcriptional repressor, with the protein MPRGNGQGPAWWHGRFKGCGYRITVGREAILDVLTKADRHLSAEDIYMKVHAAYPAIGLTTIYRTLEILVNMGLVFKFDFGDGRARYELAEGSNRSTHHHHLICTNCKRVVDYTDFIDDEIELLHKTEKGLSEKYDFAITNHLIQFYGLCDKCKKKK; encoded by the coding sequence ATGCCAAGAGGAAACGGACAAGGCCCAGCATGGTGGCACGGAAGGTTTAAAGGTTGCGGTTACAGGATAACTGTCGGTCGTGAAGCTATTCTGGATGTGCTTACCAAAGCCGATAGGCATTTAAGCGCCGAAGATATATATATGAAGGTGCATGCGGCGTATCCAGCGATAGGGCTTACCACTATATATAGGACGCTTGAGATCCTTGTTAATATGGGACTAGTATTCAAGTTCGACTTTGGTGATGGCAGGGCACGGTATGAACTGGCCGAAGGATCGAATAGAAGCACTCACCACCATCACTTGATATGCACTAATTGTAAAAGAGTGGTCGATTATACCGACTTCATAGATGATGAGATAGAGTTGCTCCATAAGACGGAAAAAGGACTTTCCGAAAAGTACGATTTCGCAATTACAAACCATTTAATCCAATTTTATGGCTTATGTGATAAATGCAAGAAAAAGAAGTAG
- a CDS encoding DUF5320 domain-containing protein — protein sequence MPGGDGTGPMGMGPMTGGGRGFCVAPVSSIRPRSFGRGYGRGWGNQLYATGLPRWARGANEAEVLKEEAGFLKEELKAVEDRIETLEKAQTSAG from the coding sequence ATGCCAGGAGGAGATGGAACAGGTCCAATGGGTATGGGCCCGATGACCGGTGGCGGGAGAGGGTTTTGCGTTGCTCCTGTATCCAGCATAAGGCCGAGATCGTTTGGAAGAGGCTACGGCAGGGGTTGGGGAAACCAGCTCTATGCCACAGGTCTTCCTCGTTGGGCAAGAGGTGCCAACGAAGCTGAAGTGTTGAAGGAAGAGGCTGGTTTTCTCAAAGAAGAGCTCAAGGCGGTCGAAGATCGTATTGAGACGCTGGAGAAGGCCCAAACATCCGCAGGATAA
- a CDS encoding methylenetetrahydrofolate reductase C-terminal domain-containing protein encodes MIITKQKPLDEILKYIKNDTTVFLIGCAVCATTCKTGGENEIKSLSEALERKGKTVAGWDILNPACYVFESKKLLRRKEKELAASQSIISLACGGGTQAIAEVVQKPVYPANDTLFQGEIVRLSPKEDRFEKKCLMCGKCIVGMTGGICPITRCPKGLRNGPCGGQNKGKCEIDPDRDCAWILIYKRLKELGQLENMRLMNGVRDHRKAIDWLLVNKH; translated from the coding sequence ATGATAATAACGAAGCAGAAACCGCTGGATGAAATACTAAAATATATTAAGAATGATACAACCGTTTTCCTGATCGGATGCGCTGTCTGCGCGACTACCTGTAAGACCGGCGGCGAAAATGAGATAAAAAGTTTGTCAGAAGCACTTGAAAGGAAAGGTAAGACCGTAGCCGGGTGGGATATTCTTAATCCGGCTTGTTATGTTTTCGAGTCAAAGAAGCTTCTTAGGCGCAAAGAAAAAGAGCTTGCCGCTTCTCAATCGATTATAAGTCTTGCCTGTGGCGGTGGAACACAAGCCATAGCGGAAGTCGTGCAGAAACCGGTTTATCCGGCCAATGACACGTTATTTCAAGGGGAAATTGTCAGGCTTTCACCAAAAGAGGATCGTTTTGAGAAGAAGTGTCTGATGTGCGGGAAATGTATAGTGGGCATGACCGGTGGCATCTGCCCAATTACCAGATGTCCTAAAGGCCTGCGAAACGGCCCTTGCGGCGGGCAGAATAAAGGGAAGTGCGAAATCGATCCTGACCGTGATTGCGCGTGGATACTCATCTACAAAAGACTTAAAGAGTTGGGTCAGCTTGAAAATATGCGGTTAATGAACGGCGTAAGAGATCATAGAAAAGCAATTGATTGGTTGCTGGTTAATAAACATTAA